ACGCAGCACATTTAGATGGCAGGAATAATTATGAAAAAGAGGATTATACTGTTGATACAGGGTTTTTAGTGGGAAATGAAGCGAACGGCCTGACGGACGAAACTGCAGCGCTGGCAGATGCTTATGTAAAGATCCCCATGAAAGGTAAGGTGGAATCCTTAAACGCGGCGGTTGCGGCTTCTGTATTGATGTTTGAGGCGGCAAGGCAGCGGCGGATGTAGCCGTCAGAAAATTGTAAGGCTTTTTACAGGCAGAAATATTGAGAAATACTGGAATATATAGTATGATAGTTATAGTTCGTCATGCATATACATGTGCCTTTCAAAAATATGCTCTATGTGCCGGATTATGAATGAAGTGGCCGAACTATATCGTATGTCAACAGATAGATTTGCCGGGCAGCTTTGCCTACAATGGCAGGGAAGGGGAATGATAAGATGGCAGCAGTCTATTGGCTTATTGCATTTGTAGTGCTTCTTGGAATTGAAGCGGTGACCATGGCTTTAACGACCGTATGGTTTGCGGGAGGAGCATTGGTTGCATTTGTGCTGGCGTTGTTTGGAATAAATATCCAGGTGCAGCTGGCGCTGTTTGTAATTGTGTCCTTTATTCTTTTATTTTTTACAAGGCCTTTTGCTTTAAAATATGTAAACCGGAAAACGGTAAAGACCAATTTGGAAAGTCTGATTGGTAAAAGTGCCAGGGTTACGGTCACAATCAACAACACTGAGGGAAAAGGTGCGGCGGTCCTAAACGGTCAGGAATGGACTGCAAGGGCACTGGAGGAAAACAGAATATACCCGGTAGGCACTATAGTGGAAGTAAAGGAAATAAGAGGCGTAAAATTAATTGTGAGTATGAATCAGGAGGAATCATAGTATGGGAGTTGTTGGATTTACAGCAGTTATTATTATATTGATTGTTATTCTGGCGTTATTGTCATCCTGTATCAGGATCGTTCCACAGGCGCAGGCTCTGGTCGTAGAGCGTTTGGGAGCTTTCCTTGAGACATGGTCTGTAGGCGTTCATATTAAGATGCCTATTCTTGACCGTGTGGCCAAGAGGGTCAATTTAAAAGAGCAGGTAGCGGATTTTCCACCTCAGCCGGTTATTACCAAGGATAACGTTACCATGAGGATTGATACGGTGGTATTTTTCCAGATCACAGACCCGAAGCTTTATGCTTACGGCGTTGAGAATCCTATCATGGCCATTGAGAATCTGACGGCTACGACTCTTCGTAACATCATTGGTGACCTGGAGCTGGATCAGACTCTTACCTCAAGAGAAACGATCAATGCAAAGATGAGGGAAACCCTTGATATTGCCACTGATCCATGGGGGATCAAGGTAAACCGTGTGGAGCTTAAGAATATTATGCCTCCGGCAGCGATTCAGGATGCCATGGAGAAGCAGATGAAGGCAGAGCGGGAACGCCGTGAGGCCATCTTAAGGGCAGAAGGAGAGAAGAAATCCACTGTTCTTGTAGCGGAAGGAAAGAAGGAATCTGCTATTCTTGATGCGGAAGCTGAGAAGCAGGCTGCAATCCTTCGTGCAGAGGCAGAAAAGGAAAAACGGATCCGTGAGGCGGAAGGCCAGGCGGAAGCCATCTTAAAGATCCAGCAGGCAAATGCCGATGGAATTCGTATGGTCAAGGACGCAGGTGCAGATCAGGCGGTCTTAGTTCTTAAGAGCCTGGAGGCATTTAAGGCTGCTGCTGACGGCAAGGCGACCAAAATCATTATCCCTTCTGATATTCAAGGCCTGGCCGGGCTGGTTTCTTCCATTACGGAGATCCCGAAGAGTTTGAAGGAATGATTGAGACCTGAATTCAGGAAATCAGTAGTTTGGTAAGCCGGAGGTTCAGCCGGACTTCCATTTAAACATACCGCAGCAGGGGGCAGATGCCCTCTTGCTGCGTTTTTGGCATAATTTCTCTGATTCTGCCCATGCTTTTTGGGCATAAAGGTATATACCCCCAGGGTATTTCCTTAGATAGTCTTTAAGGAGGGCTTATGGAACTGAAACTGGATTTAAGCAGGGAGTATGGACTGGTGCTTGAAGGCGGAGGGGCCAAGGGAGCTTATCAGATCGGTGCGTGGAAGGCTCTGCGGGAAGCCGGAGTAAAGATCAAGGGAGTGGCAGGTGTTTCTGTGGGCTCCTTAAACGGCGCTCTCATTTGCATGGATGATCTGGAACGGGCGGAAGAGATATGGAAGAACATTGAATACTCCCATGTCATGTCGGTAAACGATGACAACATAAAGGCCTTAAAGGAAAAGGATTTTAGATCCTTAAATTTCCAGGAGCTCATAAGCAGCGGACTGCAGATCGTAAAGGATGGGGGATTTGATATCACTCCTCTGAAAAGTCTCATTGAAGAAGTGGTGGGAGATGAGGAAAAGCTCAGAAATTCAGGCAAGGAGCTTTTTACCGTGACTTATTCGGTTTCAGACAGGAAGGAAGTGGCCGAAGATATCATAAACGGTGATGCAGGATCCATCAAGGATATGCTGTTAGCCAGCGCCTACTTCCTGGCTTTTAAAAATGAAAAGCTGGGCGGAAAAAGGTATATGGATGGCGGAGGAGTCAACAATGTCCCCATCAATGTCCTTCTTGATCACGGGTATGAAGATATCATTGTGATCCGCATCTATGGCCTGGGGTTTGACAAGGAACGGGTCACTGAGATCCCGGAGGGAATCCGTGTGTACCACATTGCGCCCAGGCAGGACCTTGGGGGAATCCTGGCGTTTGATAAAAGACACACCAGAAAAAATATGACTTTGGGATATTTTGATGCAAAAAGGTTCTTATATGGCCTTTGCGGGCGTATTTATTATATTGATGCACCAAATACGGAACCTTATTATTTTGATAAGATGATGTCTGAAGTGGAATTATTTAAAATGTATATGCAGGATACCCTTAATGAAGAGGGAATAGCAGCACTGACGGGATACCGTGCATTTACTGAAAAATTATTCCCCAAGCTGGCTGAGGAATTTAAGCTGAAAGAGGACTGGGATTACAAGGATATGTACCTGGGTCTGCTGGAAGACCTGGCGAAACGCTTGAAGATCAAACGCTTTCGGATCTACACAGTGGATCAGCTGATAGAGGAGATCAGAAAGAAGCTCCATATTCCCTTAATGCATTAATATACAAAAATAAAAAAAGTATTGCATAACTATGCGCTATACACTATAATGATGTATAAAAATACAAACAGAAAAGCGGAGGATGCAATATGAACTTAAAAGGAAGAAATTTTATCACATTAAAGGATTATTCACCGGAAGAGATTGGATACCTGCTGGACTTAGCCGCTGACTTAAAAGCTAAGAAAAAACAGGGGATCACGGGCAGCTCCTTAAAGGGAAAAAACATTGCCCTTATTTTTGAAAAACCGTCAACCCGCACCAGATGCTCTTTTGTGGTAGCTGCGGTCGATGAAGGCGCACATCCGGAATATTTAGGAAAAGATGATATTCAGCTGGGACACAAGGAAAGCGTGGAAGATACGGCAAGAGTTTTGGGAAGGGTGTTTGACGGGATCGAATTCCGCGGATTTAAGCATAAGACCGTGGAAGATCTGGCAAAATATGCAGGTGTTCCCGTGTGGAACGGGCTGACCGATGACTATCATCCAACCCAGATCCTGGCTGACCTTCTCACCATGAAAGAACATTTCGGATATCTGAAGGGCCTTCGTTTCGTATATGCGGGAGACGGGCGCAATAACATGGCTAACAGCCTGATGATCGGAATGAGCAAGATGGGCGTTCATTTTACC
The nucleotide sequence above comes from Lacrimispora sp. BS-2. Encoded proteins:
- a CDS encoding NfeD family protein, with the protein product MAAVYWLIAFVVLLGIEAVTMALTTVWFAGGALVAFVLALFGINIQVQLALFVIVSFILLFFTRPFALKYVNRKTVKTNLESLIGKSARVTVTINNTEGKGAAVLNGQEWTARALEENRIYPVGTIVEVKEIRGVKLIVSMNQEES
- a CDS encoding SPFH domain-containing protein, giving the protein MGVVGFTAVIIILIVILALLSSCIRIVPQAQALVVERLGAFLETWSVGVHIKMPILDRVAKRVNLKEQVADFPPQPVITKDNVTMRIDTVVFFQITDPKLYAYGVENPIMAIENLTATTLRNIIGDLELDQTLTSRETINAKMRETLDIATDPWGIKVNRVELKNIMPPAAIQDAMEKQMKAERERREAILRAEGEKKSTVLVAEGKKESAILDAEAEKQAAILRAEAEKEKRIREAEGQAEAILKIQQANADGIRMVKDAGADQAVLVLKSLEAFKAAADGKATKIIIPSDIQGLAGLVSSITEIPKSLKE
- a CDS encoding patatin-like phospholipase family protein — encoded protein: MELKLDLSREYGLVLEGGGAKGAYQIGAWKALREAGVKIKGVAGVSVGSLNGALICMDDLERAEEIWKNIEYSHVMSVNDDNIKALKEKDFRSLNFQELISSGLQIVKDGGFDITPLKSLIEEVVGDEEKLRNSGKELFTVTYSVSDRKEVAEDIINGDAGSIKDMLLASAYFLAFKNEKLGGKRYMDGGGVNNVPINVLLDHGYEDIIVIRIYGLGFDKERVTEIPEGIRVYHIAPRQDLGGILAFDKRHTRKNMTLGYFDAKRFLYGLCGRIYYIDAPNTEPYYFDKMMSEVELFKMYMQDTLNEEGIAALTGYRAFTEKLFPKLAEEFKLKEDWDYKDMYLGLLEDLAKRLKIKRFRIYTVDQLIEEIRKKLHIPLMH
- the argF gene encoding ornithine carbamoyltransferase, whose product is MNLKGRNFITLKDYSPEEIGYLLDLAADLKAKKKQGITGSSLKGKNIALIFEKPSTRTRCSFVVAAVDEGAHPEYLGKDDIQLGHKESVEDTARVLGRVFDGIEFRGFKHKTVEDLAKYAGVPVWNGLTDDYHPTQILADLLTMKEHFGYLKGLRFVYAGDGRNNMANSLMIGMSKMGVHFTILAPKNLWPKEELVELCQGYAKESGSTITLTEDTAAVKAADTIYTDVWCSMGEEDKAAQRIALLKPYQVNKELMEKTGKDTTIFMHCLPAVKGNEVTEEVFESAASVVFDEAENRMHTIKAVMVATLGE